In Mercenaria mercenaria strain notata chromosome 13, MADL_Memer_1, whole genome shotgun sequence, a single window of DNA contains:
- the LOC128547698 gene encoding histidine ammonia-lyase-like, producing the protein MKLSVRIRGDWFAVPCKANDKVRWFGEESLKRYYKKHNIEEKNEKVFEVRKAKGGAILDPDDSIKDVLDDNDFVTVVLHSCLSSPITGPAEPVYLEEKIATSDVTLATEYISVDGNSLNPDDLVRLGKGHFLLRLTPEAETAVNKARALLEDIVNQNKVVYGITTGFGKFARTVIGKEKLVELQENLIRSHAAGVGNPLSPERTRMLLALRINVLAKGYSGISLINLKKYIAAFNASCLPWVPEKGTVGASGDLAPLSHLALGMMGEGKMWSPRSGWADAKYVLESNDLEPISLGPKEGLALINGTQLIASLGAEAVERAGAICRQADIISALSLEVLKGTTRAFDSNIHRVRPHPGQAKVARRLRSLLHSDTHPSEIAGICTLSIMAPVFKHNFVDCLLFTVRMAFIVRSIVLFNFCFIP; encoded by the exons ATGAAACTTTCGGTAAGAATTCGTGGAGACTGGTTTGCTGTGCCATGTAAAGCCAACGACAAGGTAAGGTGGTTTGGCGAGGAGTCATTAAAAAGATACTACAAGAAACATAATATCGAAGAGAAAAATGAAAAGGTGTTTGAAGTCAGGAAAGCTAAAGGAGGGGCGATTTTAGATCCGGATGACTCTATCAAAGACGTTCTCGACGACAATGACTTTGTTACTGTTG TTCTCCATAGTTGTTTGTCAAGTCCGATCACGGGGCCAGCAGAACCCGTTTATCTGGAAGAAAAAAT CGCAACGTCGGATGTAACATTAGCCACAGAG tatatatCAGTAGATGGCAACAGTCTCAATCCTGACGATCTGGTTCGTTTGGGGAAAGGTCATTTCCTTTTAAGG CTAACCCCGGAAGCAGAAACAGCCGTAAACAAAGCAAGAGCACTATTGGAAGATATTGTCAATCAAAACAAAG ttgtTTATGGTATAACGACTGGATTCGGTAAATTTGCAAGAACGGTAATAGgcaaggaaaagcttgt AGAACTTCAAGAAAATCTTATCCGATCCCATGCAGCTG GAGTTGGTAATCCATTGTCACCTGAAAGGACTCGTATGTTACTGGCACTTAGGATCAATGTTTTAGCAAAGGGATACAGTGGAATTTCtcttataaatttgaaaaagtatATTGCCGCATTCAATG CCTCGTGCTTGCCATGGGTCCCAGAGAAAGGAACTGTAGGTGCGAGCGGAGATTTGGCACCTTTGTCTCACCTTGCACTGGGTATGATGGGTGAAGGTAAAATGTGGAGCCCCAGAAGTGGATGGGCTGATGCTAAATAC GTCTTAGAATCAAACGACCTCGAGCCAATTTCACTCGGACCAAAAGAG GGCTTGGCACTTATCAATGGAACACAGCTTATAGCATCACTTGGTGCAGAAG CTGTTGAGAGAGCGGGAGCAATTTGTCGGCAAGCGGACATTATTTCTGCACTATCACTGGAGGTTCTGAAGGGCACGACAAGAGCTTTTGATAGCA ACATACATCGTGTTCGTCCACATCCGGGACAGGCAAAGGTTGCCAGAAGACTGAGATCTTTGCTTCATTCGGACACGCACCCTTCAGAGATAGCAGGTATATGTACTTTATCCATTATGGCTCCTGTATTCAAGCACAATTTTGTTGACTGTCTTTTATTTACCGTAAGAATGGCCTTTATTGTTCGAAGCATTGtcttatttaatttttgttttattccgTAA